Below is a genomic region from Crocosphaera sp. UHCC 0190.
GCAATTTCGGTCTTAGCCGTCTGTTTCCGTTCCTCAAAGGCAATATTTGTCTCAGCTACTGCTGCCTGTGCTTGCATCGCGGCTTGTTGAAGTTGTCCAACTTCAGGGTTAGCTGTATTTTCGGTCTGTTCCAGTTTTTTCTCAAGTTCAACTAGGTTAGCTTGAGCATTGAGAGAATCATTCATAATTTCATCAAAACGATCTTGGGTGATCGCACCTTGTTGCAATAATTCTTGGTTGCGCTTGACACGGGAGGCTGCTAAATTAGCCTGAGAACGGGCGGAAATGATTTGGGCTTTAATTTGGTCAAGATCTTTGGGAATTCTCTGTTTAGCTCGTTCTAGGTTTGCTTGGGTTTCTTGAAATTGGGCTTGAGCTTGAGCGTAACGGGTTTGGGCCTGTTGAATGGCACTAGGAATGCGGACTCTGGCGGCTTCAAGATCGGCTAAGGCTTTATTATAATTGGCTTCTGCATATTTCCCCTCGGCCCGCACTTCGGTATTTTCCATGACGGCGAGAATTTGACCCTGTTTGACGGGCATTCCTTGTTCCACCCGTAATTGCACTAATCTTCCCGGATTTTTCGGGCTAATATTCACACTATCTATGGGTTCTACTGTTCCACTGGCTTCAATTTCAACAGCTAGGGTTTCTCGTTGAGCGACAACGGTCATTTGGTCGATTTTGCTCTCTGTGGTAGGGCTTTCGACCATTTTGTAGGTTAATCCTCCAACGAGGAGAATACCCCCAGTCATCGCGGCTAAAATCCAAGGGAGAGGGCGGTTTAATTTACCAAGCACAGGCACTTCCATAAAAATTTATATGATTTTAGTAACAATAGGGGAATTTATTCTAACTATACTAACCTTTCTAGGGTTGAGGTATCAGGGGCTAAAGGGGTGATGGGACTGTCAAAAGACAGAATTTTTCTTAAAAACAAGGATTGATAGGGGTCAACGGCCGTTGACCCCTACTTTTTAAAATAGCTTAAAATAAATCATTCTTACTGTGACTTTTAAGAAAACAATGGTTTTCAAAGATGATCGAGACTATCAAATTTTGTTTCTGAGTTCTTTTCTCTTATTAGGAATTTTAACCCGTGATTGGACGCTGAAACCTGAGCTAATTATAGTTATTGTTCTTACTTGTCTACTAACTCAATGGGGTCTAACTTCTGTAGTTTCTTTCTCATCGGCAGATAATCCCCGGCAGCTTGGGCTTAATTCTATCATTAATCCCTTATTTATGGCTTCTTGGCGTAGTGCTTTAATTACGGCTTTAGGACTCTGTTTATTATTACGGGCTAATCATTACACAACGATGATCCTTGCTGCTAGTTTAGCCATTGGTAGTAAGTTTCTATTTCGAGTAAACAATAAACACTTTTTTAACCCCGCTAATTTTGGTATTATTGCCGCCTTAACCCTGACACAAGATGCTTGGGTATCTCCTGGGCAATGGGGTGATGATTGGTGGTATATACTGTTATTTTTGGGGACAGGGGGCATTATTTTAAAACGAGTAGGACGCGGGGAAACTTCAACAGTATTTTTAGGAACTTATACAATATTGGAAGCTGTCCGTTATGTTTGGGTAGGATGGAGTTGGGATGTTTTAGCACATCATCTAATGAGTGGCAGTCTCCTCTTATTTGCTTTATTCATGTTAACCGATCCTCGTTCAATTCCCAATCACCCTCTAAGTCGCTTGGGTTGGGCGATTGCTGTTGCTTTAGTAACCTTTATCATCCAGCATTTCTGGTATCTATCCACTGCAGTTTTTTGGTCATTATTTCTCTTATCACCCCTGACTATCCTACTAGATTATTGGTGGACTGCTCCCAAATTTTCTTGGACTATGAATAAATTTAACAATGTCTAGATTTGTCCAAAAATAGGGGATATTTGTCAAAAATAAATGTACGAAAACGTACAGACATACTCAGAAAAATAGTACATAATGGCATAAGCTTAACTAATAGTTAGGTAAGTAAGGTTAGGGAACAACAGGTTAGGCCTCAACAAAATTTTGGTTGGGGCTTTTGTTTTTAAAATTTTACTCTTAACTTATTCTTAACCATCTAATTATAAAGTGTCTAAAATTATCTAAAATTGTCTAATTTTCTTGGAACTTTACTCCGAAAATTCTCAGTAATTGAGATGATTTAGATCACACCCGTTAATAATTATTTACATTAAATTAAAAGAGTCACATTAATTTAACTTAGATTATGACTCACCTCTTTGAGATGATTAAACAGTCAAAATCAATCGCTCAAAATGAACGTAAGACGATGATCGTGAAAACTTTTTTAAATGAATTAGATCAAGAAGAATGGGAAATTTCTGATTTTGAATTAGTCCCCTTAGAGCCTTTACCTGTCATTTATCAGAAACTGCAAGAATCTCAGCTAAACTCTCTTGGACTATTTATAAATGGTTGGCAATATCTAATGTCAGCTAATCAGTTTAAGGGTATAGATTACAAGGTATTTATGGCCTTATTAATTCATCTTAATTTTGA
It encodes:
- a CDS encoding RnfABCDGE type electron transport complex subunit D, which encodes MVFKDDRDYQILFLSSFLLLGILTRDWTLKPELIIVIVLTCLLTQWGLTSVVSFSSADNPRQLGLNSIINPLFMASWRSALITALGLCLLLRANHYTTMILAASLAIGSKFLFRVNNKHFFNPANFGIIAALTLTQDAWVSPGQWGDDWWYILLFLGTGGIILKRVGRGETSTVFLGTYTILEAVRYVWVGWSWDVLAHHLMSGSLLLFALFMLTDPRSIPNHPLSRLGWAIAVALVTFIIQHFWYLSTAVFWSLFLLSPLTILLDYWWTAPKFSWTMNKFNNV
- a CDS encoding efflux RND transporter periplasmic adaptor subunit, with translation MEVPVLGKLNRPLPWILAAMTGGILLVGGLTYKMVESPTTESKIDQMTVVAQRETLAVEIEASGTVEPIDSVNISPKNPGRLVQLRVEQGMPVKQGQILAVMENTEVRAEGKYAEANYNKALADLEAARVRIPSAIQQAQTRYAQAQAQFQETQANLERAKQRIPKDLDQIKAQIISARSQANLAASRVKRNQELLQQGAITQDRFDEIMNDSLNAQANLVELEKKLEQTENTANPEVGQLQQAAMQAQAAVAETNIAFEERKQTAKTEIAQLEAGAAAAKAQLEKVAIQFQDTAIRAPFDGVVTQKYATPGAFVTPTTSASSTASATSSSILAIARGLEIVAKVPEVDIAMIQPGQPVTIKADAYPNEEFQGQVIRIAPEAIVEQNVTSFEVTIGLITGRDKLLSKMNVDVMFLGQEINEAVVIPTVAIVTQEGETGVMVPDADNNPKFRSVTIGQVLDDKTQILSGLNPGERVFIDIPEPKDKK